A genome region from Bacteroidota bacterium includes the following:
- a CDS encoding insulinase family protein: MKMKILSLVLAAFLLSGPLFAQKEQPPVGGTPKNFTVPSYKTVTLRNGMKVTLVPYGQTPKATVRLIVRTGSLNEPAGQVWISDFAADLLLEGTKSKSAQAIAEEVAAYGGELFANAGTDQSQLGADVLSEFTPNLVKTMADVVMNPKFDQKDFERIKGNYLTNLAVSQKSPDAMADKELYKLVYGDHPYGITEPAEAALKGYTVDMVKKYHEDNFGAWRSHLYISGVFDEKSVMAAVEQAFGKWKAGADILTNPAVPQRVKKFSLVDRPGSKQSKIIYGIPAVDPSMPDYVPFMVMNSLLGGSFGSRITSNIRENKGYTYSPGSSVMTRYRSGFWSEEADVTSSVTGAAIKEIQFEIKRLRDEAPSENELDGIKNYEAGIFVLRNSSRAGVIGQLSFINFHGLSDDYLKNYVQKIINTKPADVSALVKKYLDLDRFTTVIVGDKKEVEPQLESLDLK; the protein is encoded by the coding sequence ATGAAAATGAAAATATTATCACTCGTTTTGGCAGCTTTTCTTCTTTCAGGTCCTCTTTTTGCACAAAAAGAACAGCCACCTGTTGGCGGTACGCCGAAGAATTTTACCGTCCCTTCATATAAAACTGTTACTCTCAGAAACGGGATGAAGGTTACTCTTGTACCTTATGGTCAGACTCCAAAAGCAACTGTAAGACTGATTGTCAGAACCGGAAGTTTGAATGAGCCTGCAGGACAGGTTTGGATATCGGATTTCGCAGCAGATCTTCTACTTGAAGGAACAAAATCCAAATCAGCTCAGGCAATTGCAGAAGAAGTGGCGGCTTATGGTGGAGAACTTTTTGCAAATGCAGGCACTGACCAGTCACAACTCGGAGCAGATGTCCTTTCGGAATTCACCCCGAACCTCGTGAAAACGATGGCTGATGTGGTGATGAACCCTAAATTTGATCAAAAGGACTTTGAGAGAATCAAAGGTAATTATCTCACAAATCTTGCTGTCTCACAAAAGTCTCCTGATGCAATGGCAGACAAGGAACTCTACAAACTTGTGTACGGTGATCATCCATACGGTATTACCGAACCAGCGGAAGCAGCTCTGAAGGGTTACACCGTCGACATGGTAAAGAAATATCATGAAGACAATTTCGGAGCCTGGAGATCACACCTTTACATTTCAGGTGTTTTCGATGAAAAATCTGTAATGGCTGCAGTTGAACAGGCATTCGGAAAGTGGAAAGCAGGAGCAGATATTCTTACGAATCCTGCCGTTCCGCAGAGAGTAAAGAAATTCTCCCTCGTCGACAGACCCGGGTCGAAACAGTCTAAAATCATTTATGGAATTCCTGCTGTCGATCCGTCGATGCCCGACTATGTTCCATTTATGGTGATGAATTCGCTTCTTGGCGGCTCATTTGGTTCACGCATCACTTCGAATATTCGTGAGAACAAGGGCTACACCTACTCACCCGGAAGCAGCGTTATGACAAGATACCGCTCCGGTTTCTGGAGTGAGGAAGCTGATGTGACGAGCAGCGTTACAGGTGCCGCAATTAAAGAAATTCAGTTTGAAATAAAAAGACTGCGCGATGAGGCTCCATCGGAAAATGAACTTGACGGCATCAAAAACTATGAAGCTGGCATTTTTGTTCTTAGAAATTCAAGTCGTGCAGGCGTAATTGGTCAGTTGAGTTTCATCAATTTCCACGGACTTTCCGATGATTATCTTAAAAATTATGTTCAAAAGATAATCAATACAAAACCTGCGGATGTTTCGGCATTGGTTAAAAAATATCTCGACCTTGACAGATTCACTACTGTTATTGTTGGTGATAAAAAAGAAGTCGAACCTCAACTCGAGAGTTTGGATCTGAAATAA
- a CDS encoding insulinase family protein has product MDRYKSYLFLFLFLVAGSVSAQLKVDYEYYKLDNGLKVVLSQNKTAPVVTVAVYYNIGFRIEPKDRTGFAHLFEHMMFQGSKNLGKMEFIKLVQSNGGILNGSTRFDFTNYFAIVPSHKLETILWAEADRMSGLDITQDNLVNQQGVVTNEVKVNVLNQPYGGFPWLDLPQAANVNWYNAHNFYGDLKDLDAATLADVKDFFSKYYIPNNAALVITGDFEKPQAKEFVKKYFGKIPAGKQQKLPDISEPRQEKERISVKVDSLANKPAIAFGYKMPAVGTPEYFAMGIIDQVLLQGQDSRLYQKLISEKGYYSGVYGGINSGLGNMFNYNGPMLWDFYLLHESNVTPEEIIASVDEVVKGVIEKPLAKDEISRALVKMRSNLYDVVEGTFGFGLADLLACYALFNDDPGKINTIEDSFKKVTPELIQKTAKEYLRSSNRTIIKLDAKAAK; this is encoded by the coding sequence ATGGACAGATATAAAAGTTATCTGTTTCTCTTTCTCTTTCTGGTTGCCGGAAGTGTGTCCGCACAGCTAAAGGTTGACTACGAATATTACAAACTTGACAACGGGCTTAAGGTGGTTCTCTCTCAGAACAAGACCGCACCCGTGGTTACAGTGGCTGTCTACTACAACATCGGATTCAGAATTGAGCCGAAAGACAGGACAGGTTTTGCGCATCTTTTTGAACACATGATGTTTCAGGGATCGAAAAATCTGGGTAAAATGGAATTTATAAAACTTGTTCAGTCAAACGGTGGAATCCTTAACGGCTCCACAAGATTCGACTTTACAAATTACTTCGCAATCGTGCCGTCACATAAGCTTGAAACAATCCTCTGGGCGGAAGCTGACAGAATGTCGGGACTTGATATCACACAGGATAATCTCGTGAATCAGCAGGGTGTGGTAACAAATGAAGTGAAGGTAAATGTACTGAATCAACCTTACGGTGGTTTCCCGTGGCTCGATCTTCCTCAGGCTGCAAATGTAAACTGGTATAATGCCCACAACTTTTACGGTGACCTGAAAGACCTCGATGCTGCCACCCTTGCAGATGTAAAGGACTTTTTCAGCAAATATTACATACCAAATAACGCTGCTCTCGTTATCACCGGTGATTTTGAAAAACCTCAAGCGAAGGAATTTGTAAAGAAGTACTTCGGAAAAATTCCTGCCGGGAAACAACAAAAACTCCCCGACATATCAGAACCGAGACAGGAAAAAGAAAGAATCTCTGTGAAGGTTGATTCGCTCGCCAACAAACCGGCAATTGCTTTTGGCTATAAAATGCCGGCAGTCGGGACACCTGAATATTTTGCGATGGGAATCATCGATCAGGTACTTCTTCAGGGACAGGACAGCAGACTTTATCAGAAACTGATTTCCGAAAAAGGATATTATTCCGGTGTGTATGGCGGAATTAATTCCGGACTCGGAAACATGTTCAACTATAACGGACCAATGCTGTGGGATTTCTACCTTCTGCATGAAAGCAATGTTACTCCTGAAGAAATCATTGCTTCAGTGGATGAAGTTGTGAAAGGTGTTATCGAGAAACCTTTGGCAAAAGATGAAATTTCCAGAGCACTTGTAAAAATGCGTTCCAACCTCTACGATGTAGTGGAAGGAACTTTTGGTTTCGGACTTGCCGACCTTCTCGCTTGTTATGCACTCTTCAATGATGATCCGGGAAAGATTAATACCATTGAAGACTCCTTCAAAAAGGTGACGCCTGAACTGATCCAAAAAACCGCAAAGGAATATTTGAGATCAAGTAACAGGACTATTATCAAACTTGATGCAAAAGCAGCGAAATAA